A section of the Pedobacter sp. HDW13 genome encodes:
- a CDS encoding SDR family NAD(P)-dependent oxidoreductase — translation MALTIDLKGKIALVTGVTSGIGLGIAKMMAKAGCTVIGCAEQSETSDVAQRFLAEMESYDAHTDYFKADMAVAEEIENLVADITSDYGRLDILVSNAGQNVFTDLANSSEKDWQFNLDLNLTAHWRLAKSCKPLLAENIGVIIIMASNHAYASIPGCAPYSVAKTALTGLVRSLAIEWGPGIRTVGIAPGFIDTPGNQQWFNGFENPEEERQRTVNLHPVKKIGTVEEIGGWCVFLASEYAAFASGVTYLVDGGRSALMQDS, via the coding sequence ATGGCACTAACGATAGATTTAAAAGGAAAAATAGCTTTGGTAACCGGTGTTACCTCAGGTATTGGTTTGGGAATTGCCAAAATGATGGCCAAAGCCGGCTGCACAGTAATTGGTTGTGCCGAGCAAAGCGAAACGAGTGATGTAGCCCAGCGGTTTTTAGCCGAAATGGAATCTTACGATGCCCATACTGATTATTTTAAAGCGGATATGGCAGTAGCTGAAGAGATTGAAAATCTGGTCGCCGATATTACCAGCGACTATGGCCGTCTTGATATTTTAGTATCCAACGCAGGGCAAAATGTATTTACCGATTTAGCAAACAGCAGCGAAAAAGACTGGCAGTTTAACCTCGATTTAAACCTAACCGCACATTGGCGCCTCGCCAAAAGCTGTAAACCCCTGCTGGCAGAAAATATTGGGGTAATTATTATCATGGCCTCCAACCATGCCTACGCCAGTATACCGGGCTGTGCACCTTATAGTGTGGCTAAAACTGCCCTAACGGGTTTGGTTAGGAGCCTGGCTATAGAATGGGGGCCGGGAATCAGAACCGTTGGCATTGCGCCAGGTTTTATCGATACACCGGGTAACCAGCAATGGTTTAATGGTTTCGAAAATCCGGAAGAGGAAAGACAGCGCACCGTAAACCTTCACCCTGTAAAAAAGATCGGCACCGTAGAAGAAATAGGTGGTTGGTGTGTGTTTTTGGCTAGCGAATATGCTGCTTTTGCCTCGGGGGTTACTTATTTGGTTGATGGAGGCAGAAGTGCGCTAATGCAGGATAGTTAG